The Gopherus flavomarginatus isolate rGopFla2 chromosome 4, rGopFla2.mat.asm, whole genome shotgun sequence genomic interval GTTAACAATCAGACATTCATTGGCATCTGACAAATCTTTTAGTATAAAAATTAAAACTCTTGGACATGGTTTCATTATTTGACATTCTGGTCTGATAAATTGGCCAACTTGGAGAAAAACTGCAAAGTCATACCACTTAATTTATTTCTGCCTGATTGCTCCTCTTCtttcatcttttttcttttaatttctagGAGCTCTGCATCAAACTTTGCTTTCCAGCTTAGGAAATTCTCGATTGTAACAGGGGTGCCATGGAAACATAGCtgcaaaagaaaaacagttaAGAGTTCGGTGGCAAAGCAAGAGTGAATATTAATACTCTCTTTACGGTTGAAATTATTGTATGCCAAGAAGCAATAACTACTAGGCACCAATTTTAACTAGGTTTCTTATAGCAAATTAACCCACACTACAGTAAGACAGTGAAAAGTGTGAcattcttgttgctttttacGTATAGCTTGCATATTTATTCACAGAAAACTACTGTAGAAAATCCCTGTTTTGATTTAGATCTATAATGCAATACCAATAAGATAAAGCAGCATATGCAAAGGTAGTGTACCTTATTAGTGGTTTAGGTCAAGTCACAATGAACAAGGGGCAGGTACATGAGTGGCAAGGATGGACAGATATGCTTTGTATATGAATATTTGCTATTAAAATTCCTAAAACCATAGAACAAGTTTATATTTAATATCTGTACCACAGAGGGATGAAATAGAGGGGGAGTCTTGCTGGTCCTATatcatggagggagaggagaataaTTGttccttccaccaccaccctcaTGTGGAAACTACATAGTGATCCTGCTGTGCAATCACATTCCTCCATACTATGGGGCCTCTAGAATGCTTTATGCTTGTAAAAGCCCACAGCCAAACCTCATAATGTGGgatttcagaaatgctgtgcaCTCTGAGGTGTAAATACCAAACACCaaagagcatgtgtgtgtgaacAGACCAGTGATGGGATCCAAACTGAAGGGATATTGAGTCCTACAACCATCTAGCTGCTACCGAAAGAAGTGAAAATTCAGTGGCGGAATTTCTTCTAACACATCTTGAGAATGGGAAGAGCTACTTAGTGATGGCAAATAAATACTGGGCTACAGTGAAGAGACTATTGGGTGTGGCTGACACTAGAGGTTGAGCCATTCAACTTCCTTTCCATCAAGTCAATCGACTGACAGAGGAGTGGCATTACCCCTCTTCTTGGTGGCATTCATGTTataaaggagggagaggaggcatcaGAAAATTGAACAGCCGGCCTCAGTGCCCCAGGGACTGTTCAACATGTGAGAACAGTATGAGGGTAATCCAATATACTCTAGTCCCTTCTTTTCCTTATCCCTTCCTTCCACTTAAAATGGAAGCCACACGGAGGATGGCATAGAGCTTGTTAACGCCAGCTCTGCACTAAGTGGGCACTCTCTCATTTCAAGGAAGAATATTTGGCTAAAGGGATTATGTCAATGTCCACTCTCTGTGCTGTTTGGGGGTCCAAAGGGAGTAAAGTGGTCAGAGCACATGCCCCAAGCTTTTAAAGCAGTGCCAGAAGCTATTATGCATTCAGTTAATACCAGAAAGATTCAACCCGGAAAGTGCAATATTTATGATTTATTAAAACAATGAAGTTGTGCTCAGTGTGTAGCTACATCTGAAGTTTTAAATATTGCTTCTGGTTCTGCTAGTTGTGTGTGTCTGGGACAATTCTACTACTAGCCAATCGTACAGCAACCACAGCAGCTTTAGGAAGGAAAACCAGAAAACTGTTAGTTGAAAATGGAAtacttcacccaccttttctgcctcctctgcttctctttccttctgtttcttttcctcctcttgCCTTGTTTTTATTTGATCCActatttcatttaatttctcttgtACAGCTGACACTAGAGTGAAGATCATCACCATCCCCAAGTTCTCTTCTGCCTGCAACATAAAAGGCAGCAGCCCCAGACAGGCAATTCACTAGGCAAAATCGTTGTGGAGAGAGAGGTTACACCGTACATCTGTTTGGAAAATGTTTATGCTTAGTCCTATAGGAATGCAAGTTTCACAGCTGAATTGCCTTGCACCAGTTTTGGAAATTTAGTCAAATTTATTTCACTGGGTTTAAGCCACTTAAAATGATCCCAGgtgagagaggagggaagagCAGCAGAACATCAGCACTGTTCTCTCAGGTCACTACTAGGGTTTAAAAATAGTAACCATTAAACTTACTAAAATTCTATTGATTAAATGATCAACCGTTAAGGAGTTCACATAGGCGGGGAACtatgggtgcggggggggggggggggttgcagcaTTCCCACGTTTTATGTGAGATTCCCCCTGCCGGGACCCcagcccagcagccaggacctcgGATGCAGAGCTGGCAGCGGAGTTTAATCATTAACCAAAACCATTAAGATTGATACTTATTGGTTAAAAACGTTGATGTCCCTAATTACTATCTTCACAACAGGTTATTAATACCGTCTGATTATAGCCTGCACTTTTGGCAGGAAGGTGATACAGGGTGCTGCTAATTAACCACAAAAACCTGAACATGtttgttaaattaaataattttaaagcaGTTGGGGACAGAACTCCCTACTGTCCTAGAGTCATTCTggatctgtctacactgcagttcaaAGCAAGCCTTCCAGCCCAGTAGACTGACTTGTGCTAACGGAGCCTTAGTTATCACAGTAAAGATAGCGACGTGGACACTGTGGCTCTGGAGGAGACTCAGGTTATAGCTCAAGCTCAGACCCAAGGGGTTCGGTgggcttgagagcccaagctGCTAAAAATTACAGTACGGCCATTACAGGCTCACTCTcagctgcagggtagacatactcaCAGGTGCTTATTAACTACCTGCACAAGCCAATACGGTAGCGAAGGCCGCATCTCAGCACTCTGTCCCCAGTCCTCACTGCTGTTACCAGTCCTATCAGAAACATGCATGCTAGAATCGTTCAGCTAGCTCACAGTTAGTAGCAAGATCTTGTCTTGATTTTTAGTTTCTTTCTTAAGTGCCTTAATACTTCCTTATACTCTAGTTGTCCAAAGACCTAGTGAGTTCTCTTTTATTTTGGAAGTCTTAATAATCAGGCAACTTACTTACACAAAACTGTTAAATACAATCAAAGGCATCTGTGCCAAGCAAAAGTTGTGGCGCAAGAGAGGTGTTAAACAATGTATTTAGAGTTTTGTTGTTGTGTTTGTGAATTTAAACACAGGAGCCAACTTAACCCTACTTTGTCATtctcagagtttaaggccagaaagaaccaccAGATCATCTTGTTTGATcgcctgtatatcacaggccaccaacacccacacactaaacccaacaaccaaaattagaccaaagaatTACAGCCCACAGTagactaaactattatgtgccattggcagagaataggagggaccagtGCTCGAGACCTCTGCAATGACAGGATATTCATTAAGTGAAATATACCCAGATGATCCTGGCAAGCTACCTGCACCTACgatgcaaaggaaggcaaaaaactccaatgtcactgccaatctgacttggggggaAATTCTTTCCCACCCCCACATATAGTGATCAGTTAGCCCACACGATCCAACGTCCCATCTCCAGTcatggccatctctgatgcttcagagaaaacgaaaaggaaaaaaatggggtgtggagggggagataGGGGAATCTCTTCCTGATCTGGACAAGTGActggctgaagcccttgagcaTGAGATTTTAGGAATATCAGACAAGAACCAAAAATGATCCTCAGGGCTGCGGCTGccaagccctgcctccccaccATCACAAACAACTCTCTCATACAATCCCACTtgtaaatttgtccagctctctcttaaaactaaCTTGTTTGCCCCACAtctcctattgggaggctgttccagaacctcatttctctgacagttagaaaccttCGAATTACTAGCCTGaatttgttgatggccagttaaTACCAATTTGTTCTAAAGGACTAAATAGCCCTTCATCCTCGCTGGTGTTTatccctttcatgtatttataggAAGCAATCAGATCCCATTGCAGACTTCATTTTCTTAGGGTAAATCTATACTAGTGCggaagcagggaaagaaagagagggttTAAGTGCAGTCATTTAAGTATAAGAGACAGAGCAAGTATTTTGTCAAGTCTTAGCCTAATATTGCGAGATCTGTAGAAGCAGGGCTTACATCAGAAGCGAGTGTAAAACAGTAGACCAGTCAGTGTAACCTAGCCTTGAGATAATGATGtttgagaagagaaagaaaaaatactggaatagatagcaaatagcctaaataaaatgcagatgtttttaattaatggACGTCACAAAGAGGTATATATGCTTGTATGATTTTGCTTGtactttggagaaactgaggcagagatgcttTCTGTCAGTTGTGTCCTTCCCTTGCAACTGCATGTCCAGAATAAAACTCTCTCTGATTTTGTTGCTTCCAACCTGAGAGTGGAGTTCGTTTCTTCCACATTAGAAATATAAGTCGACCTATGTTAGGTCAACTTCACCACAGAAATTACTGTGGTGGtatatgtccacactaccctccttggtTGATGGCgagtgtcctcaccaggagctctTCCCAATTTAAGAGAGacagtgtggggagctgagaacccAGTCTCTTagctctgctggcagctcccTACTGGACACCTGGCTGCCCCCAGCAGACTGCTTTACTCCCTCCTAGGGGCAAGAAGCTACTTGGAGCTTCTTGCCCCTTGCTCTAGCTGCCctgctttcttgtcaatttcaggaTTCCTgctatgaaattgacaagacagcgaACAGCCACAGTAAGTAACGGGGTGACACTGCctcaccctaactacaccaacacAAGCCCTAGGCCTCTCGTGGACGTGGAGTTATTATGTCGGTGTAGTAGGCACTTACATTGTCAAAAACAAGGCTGTAGAGTAGCCACTgacattgtagtgtagaccaggccacaggctaaacaagccaagctcgtTTAGTCTGCTCTCATAAGATAGGCCCTCCAAAACCCAATTAGCCTAGTACCTCTTCTTTGTACCTTGTTTAAACATCACCATTTCTGAAGCTTGATCATGCATTTTTATGTGACTGAACTATTATTCTTacatggcatttaaaaaaaaaaagagcataatgttttgttttaaatatacacTAGGAAACTTTTTATAACGGTCAAAAAGCAAAGTCTTAGGGTTTGGAAAATTAAACTCAAGTTGATGTCAGGGTGACTCCCCACAGCAGAATGCACAAACCAATTCATAAGACATATGCGCTTCTAAGTTTTGGTTAGCATCTGAATTTACTGTCCCTAATTCACCTCCCAAACCAATGATTTGTGAAATGACATCAATAAGAGAGTCAATATATTCTTAATTTGCCTTACCTGTTGTGCTAGAAGGCTTAATATGTCTGTGACATCATTATCTTCAAGGTTCTCCTGGGAGAATATTTCATAAAGTGGAGTTTCATCTGGATATTTTTCTCCATAGGTAAATTTAAGGGTTGCCTGAACAGCTACGGTACAAAAGGCAATCTTAGTGTGACAGCCTTAAACTTCATATATATTAACTCTTAATGTTAAAGtttatattaaacaaaacaatagTTATTCTAACAATCCACAAcaggtttttaaataaaaacagtattttaaaaatggaactaTCACCTTACATACATGCTGTAATTACAACAGTTGGTTTGAATATAATATCTGAATCTCAACTCATCATTAACCCTCAGAAGTGCTATAAAAGTTACCCATTACACAGGAGATAATTCTTAGCACTTACTAGCTGTTTACATGTTCAATTCATATTAGAAACAGTAATTAGTCTACGTAATACTCCTTTGAGGTACTACAGATCAGCAAGCAATATCACCTTTTAAAGAACAAAgtaaggcagagagattaagtgacttgtccagagcTATACAGTGGGCCAGCAGCAAATccaagattagaattcaggagttcCTTGCTCCCAGTTCAGTGCCAATCTAGTCCATCATGCCACCAAAAAAATGTCTTGCACCAAACCATTATATAGCCTATTTGTACCACAATATCTGGTTTGTAAATACCCTAGTCAGCATTTGTACAGTGACCAGAGACTGAGTACTGAGCAGCTAGTCTGTGATATGAAGACATACTGAACCATTATTGTGACTGACTGACAGAGCTTCCTGCAGTTCTGAACTGCTATACCAGgggccggcaacctttcagaagtgctgtgccgtgtcttcatttattcactctaatttaaggttttgcgtgtcagtcatatattttaatgtttgtagaagtctctttctataagtctataatatataactaaactattgttgtatgtaaagtaaataaggtttttaaaatgtttaagaagctttatttaaaattaaattaaaatgcagagccccctggaccggtggccaggacctaggcagtgtgagtgccactgaaaatcagcttgtgtgctgccttcggcactcgtgccataggttgcctacccctgtgttatACACTTCAAATCTACACTTTACATAGACTGTCATGTTTTAATGATTAAGGACATGCTCTTACGgacttcaacagaagcaggaTCACACCCAACCAACAAACAACTactagtgacaggtttcagagcggcagccttgttagtctgtatcaccaaaaacaacaaggagttcctgtggcaccttagagactaacaaatttagcctttttattttccactccatgcatctgatgaagtgggttttagcccatgaaagcttatgcccaaatacattcgttagtctctaaggccacgtccagactaggaattaaaatcgattttagatacgcaacttcagctacgagaataacgtagctgaagtcgaatttctaaaatcgaggtactcaccagtctggacggcgcggcatcgatgtccgcggctctccgcgtcgattccggaactccgttcggattgatggagttccggaatc includes:
- the RWDD1 gene encoding RWD domain-containing protein 1, translating into MTDYSEEQRNEREALESIYPDSFTVLSENPTSFTITVTSEAGENDETVQATLKFTYGEKYPDETPLYEIFSQENLEDNDVTDILSLLAQQAEENLGMVMIFTLVSAVQEKLNEIVDQIKTRQEEEKKQKEREAEEAEKLCFHGTPVTIENFLSWKAKFDAELLEIKRKKMKEEEQSGRNKLSGKQLFETDHNLDTSDIQFLEEAGNSVEVDESLFQEMDDLELDDEEDDTDYNPVGLDSD